A genomic region of Lachnoclostridium edouardi contains the following coding sequences:
- a CDS encoding MmgE/PrpD family protein has protein sequence MEKNISLSQQIAEVGEQLEFKDLPERVVQNSKMFIMDLLGNIIASRHVESSQICLETACEMGGNPDSTAIGCNYKTSAQMAALINGTFGHAFDMDDDHRYGTQHSSVVVFPAILALAEKYKKSGKDVITAFAYGSEITIRLGEAFEGQTYYQGFHPTGTCGVFGAAGGAAKLLNLDKEKITYALGLAGSQAAGLLEWKAQGTWSKRYQAGHPSMCGVISALMAKNGYTAPTTVWDGQDGFLRAYSYKDIWNETKVYEEFGKRWEMADTSIKVHACCRFSAPLADAGVELYKRGIDYRQVESILARVNKYSIKVLTIPAETKADPQTVVDAQFSLPYAIACGLVKGHENIDDYTNESIRDPQVLETAKKVSWVLDPEIEKVYPKYYPCTVEVTMKDGTKEICHIEYPKGDPENPVSWEEAVEKFRFMAGHEMGSYKINRIIDLCSRLEELENLDELTQLLY, from the coding sequence ATGGAAAAGAATATTTCATTATCTCAGCAGATTGCAGAAGTAGGAGAACAGCTAGAATTTAAGGATTTGCCTGAGCGCGTAGTACAAAATTCTAAAATGTTTATTATGGACCTTTTGGGAAATATTATTGCCTCCCGCCATGTGGAATCCAGCCAGATTTGCCTTGAGACAGCCTGTGAAATGGGAGGCAACCCGGACAGCACGGCAATTGGATGCAATTATAAAACGTCAGCACAGATGGCGGCGTTAATTAACGGCACATTTGGACATGCTTTTGATATGGATGATGATCACAGATACGGGACGCAGCATTCTTCTGTTGTGGTATTCCCTGCAATTTTAGCTTTGGCTGAAAAGTACAAAAAAAGCGGAAAAGATGTGATTACAGCCTTTGCTTATGGGTCCGAGATTACCATTCGTTTAGGGGAAGCCTTTGAAGGGCAGACCTATTATCAGGGCTTTCATCCCACAGGAACCTGCGGAGTATTTGGGGCGGCAGGAGGCGCGGCCAAGCTTTTAAATTTAGATAAAGAAAAAATAACTTATGCATTAGGCTTAGCAGGCAGCCAGGCAGCCGGTTTGCTGGAGTGGAAGGCTCAGGGCACATGGTCGAAACGCTATCAGGCAGGACATCCGTCTATGTGCGGTGTAATCAGCGCTTTAATGGCAAAAAACGGATATACAGCGCCCACTACAGTATGGGACGGCCAGGACGGTTTCTTGAGGGCTTATTCTTATAAAGATATTTGGAATGAGACAAAGGTATATGAAGAATTTGGAAAACGATGGGAAATGGCAGATACATCTATTAAAGTTCACGCCTGCTGCAGATTTTCTGCACCTTTAGCAGATGCCGGAGTGGAGCTGTATAAAAGAGGCATTGATTACAGGCAGGTAGAATCTATTTTAGCACGTGTAAACAAATACTCTATCAAAGTGCTGACTATTCCTGCTGAGACTAAGGCAGATCCTCAAACTGTAGTGGATGCTCAATTTTCACTGCCATATGCCATTGCGTGTGGATTGGTAAAAGGACATGAAAATATTGATGATTACACAAATGAAAGTATTAGGGACCCTCAGGTATTGGAAACAGCTAAGAAAGTCAGTTGGGTGCTAGATCCTGAAATCGAAAAAGTATACCCCAAATATTATCCCTGCACAGTAGAAGTGACTATGAAGGATGGTACTAAGGAAATATGTCATATTGAATATCCCAAAGGAGATCCTGAAAATCCTGTAAGCTGGGAAGAGGCTGTAGAAAAGTTTCGCTTTATGGCCGGACATGAAATGGGTTCTTATAAAATCAATAGAATTATTGATTTATGCAGCCGTCTGGAGGAACTGGAAAATCTGGATGAGCTGACACAGTTATTGTATTAA